Proteins found in one Paenibacillus borealis genomic segment:
- a CDS encoding MFS transporter, whose translation MSALFRNPVFTRLFLAAFASQLGTVVGNMAFAYYLVDHFSTRPALAATAELMYSLPTLAVFWLVGVIADLLDRKKIAAYSDWIRAGLTLLLLVCLHFELLTLCFLLLFLRSAVAKFFGPAEMGLLQGSIGQEQYVQAAGLNQMIMGLFMLFGMSLGAAAYRLLGIEGAILIDALSFIISGLLILSCRFTAEVRMPGGHHALRDIRFPQLLKDFREGLRYILGHKLLLTLISGFLFFGIVNGVFAVLPIFAMKYKLSPDNYMLHASLITLCLGTGFLIGSLAGSPLIRRFTRSQVLIFGLLLSSLLIIALGSADTLWIYLPLVLIEGICIAPVNIALGSWLPELVIPQNMGRVNALIEPVMMLGHSLALGFVAIAFPAVVSITWLHYILGICTLLVSVYYGFALPPLVRRLALPNGSSSAADIAG comes from the coding sequence ATGTCCGCACTCTTCCGCAATCCCGTCTTTACCAGGCTGTTCCTGGCCGCCTTCGCTTCACAGCTCGGGACAGTTGTCGGGAATATGGCCTTTGCCTATTATCTTGTGGACCATTTCAGCACGCGTCCGGCGCTGGCGGCAACGGCTGAACTGATGTATTCCTTGCCGACGCTGGCCGTGTTCTGGCTTGTCGGAGTCATCGCCGACCTGCTCGACCGCAAGAAGATTGCCGCTTACAGCGACTGGATCCGGGCCGGATTAACGCTGCTGCTCCTGGTGTGCCTGCATTTTGAACTGCTGACCTTATGCTTTCTGCTGTTGTTCCTCCGCAGCGCCGTCGCGAAGTTCTTCGGTCCCGCCGAGATGGGCCTGCTGCAGGGCAGCATCGGACAGGAGCAATATGTTCAGGCAGCGGGCCTGAACCAGATGATTATGGGGCTGTTCATGCTGTTCGGAATGAGTCTGGGCGCAGCAGCTTACCGGCTCCTCGGCATTGAGGGCGCGATTCTGATCGATGCGCTGAGCTTCATTATCTCCGGACTCCTGATCCTAAGCTGCCGGTTCACAGCTGAAGTGCGGATGCCCGGCGGACACCACGCACTGCGGGATATCCGGTTTCCGCAGCTGCTTAAGGATTTCCGTGAAGGGCTGCGTTATATCCTCGGGCACAAGCTGCTCCTTACACTCATCTCCGGCTTCCTGTTCTTCGGCATCGTCAACGGCGTGTTTGCCGTCCTGCCTATTTTTGCAATGAAATACAAGCTCAGCCCGGATAACTATATGCTTCATGCCTCGCTGATTACCCTCTGCCTGGGCACCGGCTTCCTGATCGGCAGCCTCGCCGGCTCCCCGTTGATCCGCCGGTTCACACGCTCCCAGGTACTGATCTTCGGATTGCTGTTATCCAGCCTGCTGATCATTGCCCTGGGCTCGGCGGACACCCTCTGGATCTATCTTCCGCTCGTTCTGATCGAAGGCATCTGCATTGCACCGGTGAATATCGCCCTTGGCAGCTGGCTGCCGGAGCTGGTCATCCCGCAGAACATGGGGCGTGTCAACGCGCTGATTGAGCCCGTAATGATGCTCGGGCACTCCCTGGCGCTTGGTTTTGTGGCAATTGCCTTTCCGGCCGTCGTGTCAATCACTTGGCTGCATTACATTCTGGGCATATGCACCCTGCTGGTCAGCGTGTATTACGGGTTCGCCCTGCCTCCGCTCGTCCGCAGACTGGCCCTGCCTAACGGGAGTTCTTCAGCCGCTGACATTGCAGGCTAA